TCTCCTATAGCCATAATAAGGAAATTCTAGAGCTATATCATTGATAATATCCTCAAGTTCCACATCTTCTGGCTTCCTCTTTTTTGGTTTGTAGTAGTAAGCTGGTCTAGATATTCCCACTAGTCTGCACCCTTTTTTAACTGATCCCAGGTCCTGGAGGTTATTATGGATAAATCTTCTTTTTTTTTCTTACTATTTAGATCTCTAACTTTCTTTAACATTCTGTTTTCCATAGTTAGCTCACCAACAAGTCTTTCCAGCTCTCTTACCTTAAGCTCTAACCTTGCAATATCAGTACTATTAACATTTTCAAAGAACTTTCCTTCTTTGTAGTCTTTCTTCCATTTAGATATCACTACTGGAGATATAGAATATTCTCTTGAAATCTCTGCCCCAGTAGCTTGCCCCGAAACTACAGTTTCTACTATCTCTCTTTTAAACTCTTTACTAAAACTTCTT
This genomic window from Actinomycetota bacterium contains:
- a CDS encoding transposase, giving the protein MKKRRSFSKEFKREIVETVVSGQATGAEISREYSISPVVISKWKKDYKEGKFFENVNSTDIARLELKVRELERLVGELTMENRMLKKVRDLNSKKKKEDLSIITSRTWDQLKKGAD